A DNA window from Pogona vitticeps strain Pit_001003342236 chromosome 2, PviZW2.1, whole genome shotgun sequence contains the following coding sequences:
- the SREK1 gene encoding splicing regulatory glutamine/lysine-rich protein 1 isoform X2, producing MTSLIPGGGLLPIPTPPVSSIGIPLSSLGAIPAAALDHNITAIGDIPQPPIMGNVDPSKIDEIRRTVYVGNLNSQTTTADQLLEFFKQVGEVKFVRMAGDETQPTRFAFVEFADQNSVPRALAFNGVVFGDRPLKINHSNNAIVKPPEMTPQAAAKELEEVMKRVREAQSFISAAIEPESGKSIERKGGRSRSHSRSESRSSSKSRRKRSLSKRRSRSRDRSRSSQKDRRRSRSPVKKRSKSKERRRSRSRSHSREKRKESKERIREKEKIREKDKDKEREKDREKDKEKTRDKERGRERERDKERMKDRDKDRVKDKDRDREKDREKEKDREKEKEKNKEKVEKDKVEDLDKEGEGGKERETEKEGDKDKDDKEQPKEEKEKEQEKEREGEKNSEKERQKDIEKTREKDKDRDREKERERDEKKKKEKRSRTPPRSYSSSRRSRSSSRDRRKRKSQSPSKSPRPSKTTKRKSSRSPSPKRNKKDKKTEKDRDLSNDRRERERSTSKKKSSKDKDVKEKSDKTTTLKDKDLSRENPSSELDKTEEENTAAVEEDRLQHNGNCQPNEENISVKTEEV from the exons ATGACGAGTCTGATTCCTGGTGGAGGATTGCTTCCTATACCAACACCACCTGTGAGTTCG attggaATTCCCCTTAGTTCACTGGGAGCTATACCAGCAGCAGCGTTGGATCATAACATTACAGCAATTGGAGACATACCCCAGCCACCTATTATGGGCAATGTGGATCCTTCCAAGATTGATGAGATTAGAAGGACTGTGTATGTTGGAAACTTGAATTCCCAG ACTACTACAGCTGACCAGTTGCTTGAGTTTTTTAAACAAGTTGGAGAAGTCAAGTTTGTGCGGATGGCAGGTGATGAGACTCAAccaacacgctttgcttttgtGGAATTTGCTGATCAAAACTCAGTACCTCGAGCCCTTGCCTTTAATGGAGTTGTATTTGGAGACAGACCGTTGAA aaTAAATCACTCCAATAATGCAATAGTGAAGCCTCCTGAAATGACTCCACAGGCTGCTGCTAAGGAATTAGAAGAAGTGATGAAGAGAGTGCGAGAAGCCCAGTCTTTTATATCTGCTGCTATTGAGCCAG AGTCTGGAAAGAGCATTGAAAGGAAAGGTGGTCGATCGCGCTCCCATTCACGTTCAGAGTCCAGATCTAGTTCAAAATCTCGAAGGAAAAGATCACTCTCGAAACGCAG AAGTAGATCCCGTGACAGATCCCGCTCTAGTCAGAAGGACAGGCGCAGATCCAGAAGTCCAGTCAAAAAACGATCGAAATCTAAAGAACGCCGGAGATCAAGAAGCCGTTCTCATTCTCG agagaagaggaaggaaagcaaagagcggatcagagaaaaagagaagattcGTGAGAAAGACAAAGATAAGGAAAGGGAGAAGGATCGGGAGAAGGACAAAGAGAAGACCCGAGacaaagagagaggcagagaaagagagagagacaaggagaGGATGAAAGATAGGGACAAAGATAGAGTGAAAGATAAGGACAGGGATAGAGAGAAGGAccgagaaaaggaaaaagacagggagaaggagaaggaaaaaaacaaggagaAGGTAGAAAAAGATAAGGTAGAGGATTTGGacaaagaaggagaagggggcaaagagagggaaacagagaaggagggagacaaaGACAAAGATGACAAAGAACagccaaaggaagaaaaggagaaagagcaagagaaagaaagagagggagagaagaacagtgaaaaagaaagacagaaagacataGAGAAGACAAGAGAGAAGGATAAAGATCGGGAccgagagaaagaaagagaaagagatgaaaaaaagaaaaaggaaaagagatcGCGGACACCCCCAAGAAGCTACAGTTCTTCAAGACGTTCACGTAGTTCCAGCAG AGACAGGCGGAAAAGGAAGAGCCAAAGTCCCTCCAAGTCTCCAAGACCATCCAAAACCACAAAAAGGAAATCTTCCCGGTCTCCGTCTCCTAAAAG aaacaagaaagacaaaaagacagAGAAGGACAGAGACTTGAGTAATGataggagagagagggagagatctaCCTCcaagaaaaagagcagcaaagacAAAGATGTTAAAGAGAAGTCTGATAAAACCACCACTTTGAAG GATAAAGATCTAAGTAGAGAGAATCCAAGTTCTGAACTTGACAAAACAGAAGAGGAGAATACAGCCGCTGTGGAAGAAGATCGATTACAGCACAATGGGAACTGTCAACCGAATGAAGAAAACATCTCAGTTAAGACAGAAGAAGTGTAG
- the SREK1 gene encoding splicing regulatory glutamine/lysine-rich protein 1 isoform X1 gives MMNSGGIGVPLGFPLTPTSVIQVTNLSSAVTSEQMRTLFGFLGDIEELRLYPPDNAPLAFSSKVCYIKFRESSSVGVAQHLTNTVFIDRALIVVPCAEGKIPDEAKALSLLAPAPTMTSLIPGGGLLPIPTPPVSSIGIPLSSLGAIPAAALDHNITAIGDIPQPPIMGNVDPSKIDEIRRTVYVGNLNSQTTTADQLLEFFKQVGEVKFVRMAGDETQPTRFAFVEFADQNSVPRALAFNGVVFGDRPLKINHSNNAIVKPPEMTPQAAAKELEEVMKRVREAQSFISAAIEPESGKSIERKGGRSRSHSRSESRSSSKSRRKRSLSKRRSRSRDRSRSSQKDRRRSRSPVKKRSKSKERRRSRSRSHSREKRKESKERIREKEKIREKDKDKEREKDREKDKEKTRDKERGRERERDKERMKDRDKDRVKDKDRDREKDREKEKDREKEKEKNKEKVEKDKVEDLDKEGEGGKERETEKEGDKDKDDKEQPKEEKEKEQEKEREGEKNSEKERQKDIEKTREKDKDRDREKERERDEKKKKEKRSRTPPRSYSSSRRSRSSSRDRRKRKSQSPSKSPRPSKTTKRKSSRSPSPKRNKKDKKTEKDRDLSNDRRERERSTSKKKSSKDKDVKEKSDKTTTLKDKDLSRENPSSELDKTEEENTAAVEEDRLQHNGNCQPNEENISVKTEEV, from the exons ATGATGAACAGCGGTGGGATCGGGGTGCCGCTTGGCTTCCCTTTGACGCCGACTTCAGTTATTCAGGTCACCAATTTATCCTCGGCAGTCACTAGCGAGCAGATGAGGACGCTTTTCGGTTTCTTAGGAGACATCGAGGAGTTGCGCCTCTACCCTCCGGA CAATGCACCACTCGCATTTTCCTCCAAAGTATGTTATATTAAATTTCGGGAATCTTCAAGTGTTGGTGTGGCCCAGCATCTAACAAACACGGTTTTTATTGACAGAGCTCTGATAGTTGTGCCCTGTGCAGAAG GTAAAATTCCAGATGAAGCCAAAGCTCTGTCTCTCTTGGCTCCTGCTCCTACGATGACGAGTCTGATTCCTGGTGGAGGATTGCTTCCTATACCAACACCACCTGTGAGTTCG attggaATTCCCCTTAGTTCACTGGGAGCTATACCAGCAGCAGCGTTGGATCATAACATTACAGCAATTGGAGACATACCCCAGCCACCTATTATGGGCAATGTGGATCCTTCCAAGATTGATGAGATTAGAAGGACTGTGTATGTTGGAAACTTGAATTCCCAG ACTACTACAGCTGACCAGTTGCTTGAGTTTTTTAAACAAGTTGGAGAAGTCAAGTTTGTGCGGATGGCAGGTGATGAGACTCAAccaacacgctttgcttttgtGGAATTTGCTGATCAAAACTCAGTACCTCGAGCCCTTGCCTTTAATGGAGTTGTATTTGGAGACAGACCGTTGAA aaTAAATCACTCCAATAATGCAATAGTGAAGCCTCCTGAAATGACTCCACAGGCTGCTGCTAAGGAATTAGAAGAAGTGATGAAGAGAGTGCGAGAAGCCCAGTCTTTTATATCTGCTGCTATTGAGCCAG AGTCTGGAAAGAGCATTGAAAGGAAAGGTGGTCGATCGCGCTCCCATTCACGTTCAGAGTCCAGATCTAGTTCAAAATCTCGAAGGAAAAGATCACTCTCGAAACGCAG AAGTAGATCCCGTGACAGATCCCGCTCTAGTCAGAAGGACAGGCGCAGATCCAGAAGTCCAGTCAAAAAACGATCGAAATCTAAAGAACGCCGGAGATCAAGAAGCCGTTCTCATTCTCG agagaagaggaaggaaagcaaagagcggatcagagaaaaagagaagattcGTGAGAAAGACAAAGATAAGGAAAGGGAGAAGGATCGGGAGAAGGACAAAGAGAAGACCCGAGacaaagagagaggcagagaaagagagagagacaaggagaGGATGAAAGATAGGGACAAAGATAGAGTGAAAGATAAGGACAGGGATAGAGAGAAGGAccgagaaaaggaaaaagacagggagaaggagaaggaaaaaaacaaggagaAGGTAGAAAAAGATAAGGTAGAGGATTTGGacaaagaaggagaagggggcaaagagagggaaacagagaaggagggagacaaaGACAAAGATGACAAAGAACagccaaaggaagaaaaggagaaagagcaagagaaagaaagagagggagagaagaacagtgaaaaagaaagacagaaagacataGAGAAGACAAGAGAGAAGGATAAAGATCGGGAccgagagaaagaaagagaaagagatgaaaaaaagaaaaaggaaaagagatcGCGGACACCCCCAAGAAGCTACAGTTCTTCAAGACGTTCACGTAGTTCCAGCAG AGACAGGCGGAAAAGGAAGAGCCAAAGTCCCTCCAAGTCTCCAAGACCATCCAAAACCACAAAAAGGAAATCTTCCCGGTCTCCGTCTCCTAAAAG aaacaagaaagacaaaaagacagAGAAGGACAGAGACTTGAGTAATGataggagagagagggagagatctaCCTCcaagaaaaagagcagcaaagacAAAGATGTTAAAGAGAAGTCTGATAAAACCACCACTTTGAAG GATAAAGATCTAAGTAGAGAGAATCCAAGTTCTGAACTTGACAAAACAGAAGAGGAGAATACAGCCGCTGTGGAAGAAGATCGATTACAGCACAATGGGAACTGTCAACCGAATGAAGAAAACATCTCAGTTAAGACAGAAGAAGTGTAG